A portion of the Paenibacillus hamazuiensis genome contains these proteins:
- a CDS encoding zinc-ribbon domain containing protein, with translation MIDHLENPGEGKFTLEEAPADSFVPASELLQLQRGPERIKCWDCGERFYWTVEEQDHFRMRGWDPPKRCSDCREKKRMLRDGLLWSELDW, from the coding sequence GTGATCGATCATTTGGAAAATCCGGGCGAAGGAAAATTCACTCTCGAAGAAGCGCCTGCCGATAGTTTTGTTCCCGCTTCCGAGCTGCTCCAGCTGCAGCGCGGCCCGGAACGAATTAAGTGCTGGGACTGCGGCGAGCGCTTTTATTGGACGGTGGAGGAGCAGGATCATTTTCGCATGCGGGGTTGGGACCCTCCCAAACGGTGCAGCGATTGCCGGGAGAAGAAACGTATGTTAAGGGACGGACTTTTATGGTCCGAGCTGGACTGGTGA
- a CDS encoding SDR family oxidoreductase, producing MRCHAIFEEVVFMIIITGAGGQLGRAVVERLLERVPAEEIGVSVRDPKKAQGLKERGVRVRQGDFDDPESLARAFEGASQVLIVSTDSLGETATRRHLTAIDMAKKAGAGRVLYTSQMGSSRTSRFAPMVDHAAAEEALKASGVAFTSLRNGFYTASALMLLGGALKTGELIAPEDGPVAWTSHADLAEVTAVVLSEGSLDGVTPALTGSKAIDMDGIAAIASGHVGRPIRRIVVSDNEYRARLISHGLPEERADLLLGVFRASREGEFARTDPTLARLIGRPPMTFEDVLKASIQSNG from the coding sequence ATGCGATGTCACGCGATTTTTGAGGAGGTGGTTTTCATGATTATTATTACCGGAGCAGGCGGGCAACTGGGGCGGGCCGTGGTGGAGCGGCTGCTTGAACGTGTTCCCGCTGAGGAGATCGGTGTAAGTGTCCGGGACCCGAAAAAGGCGCAGGGACTTAAGGAACGAGGCGTTCGTGTCCGTCAAGGCGATTTCGACGATCCCGAGAGTCTTGCCCGCGCTTTTGAAGGGGCGTCGCAGGTTCTCATAGTTTCAACCGACAGCTTGGGAGAGACTGCCACCCGCAGGCATCTTACGGCGATCGACATGGCGAAGAAGGCCGGTGCCGGTCGAGTCCTTTACACAAGCCAGATGGGCTCATCCCGGACGTCGCGATTCGCTCCCATGGTTGACCATGCTGCTGCCGAAGAGGCGCTAAAAGCTTCGGGTGTGGCTTTCACGTCGCTCCGCAACGGCTTTTACACCGCGTCGGCGCTCATGCTGCTCGGTGGAGCGCTCAAAACGGGGGAATTGATCGCTCCGGAGGACGGTCCGGTGGCCTGGACATCTCACGCCGACCTGGCCGAGGTGACGGCGGTCGTCTTAAGCGAAGGGAGTCTCGACGGCGTAACGCCCGCCCTCACCGGCTCCAAAGCGATTGATATGGACGGCATCGCGGCGATCGCCTCGGGGCATGTCGGCCGCCCGATCCGCCGGATTGTCGTGTCGGACAACGAGTATCGCGCCCGCTTGATATCTCACGGTCTCCCCGAGGAGAGGGCTGACCTGCTTCTGGGTGTCTTTCGCGCGAGCCGGGAAGGCGAATTCGCACGAACGGATCCAACGCTGGCCCGTCTCATCGGCCGGCCGCCGATGACCTTCGAAGACGTCCTGAAGGCTTCGATTCAATCCAATGGTTGA
- a CDS encoding HEAT repeat domain-containing protein, which produces MIFIELTPDQVKPFILHPEPAVSHAALEYFADSNLHLGDLSLMPLVLQRLQQVKKGEIFHLHEAYHFPQTEETVTELLKLLSSPDFDHNTQFHLTRILLHSDLSLLAPHLEVLRPHQEFMIRLQNRMDIAGMSNDELFEAFQLFLKGTRGKYYNEIDTFYGEELVGELARRRCLSDDRVLHTLDSDDPYDLGYDTIYYVQLAGEMQLEAAIPHLCRFLSSEDDILPAKAARALVRIGTESVIITLTEAYKTASEKFFRLFASDVFGKIKLPVSGRSTRSAAGVRRAAPADCQYTAII; this is translated from the coding sequence TTGATATTTATCGAGCTGACGCCCGACCAAGTAAAGCCGTTTATTTTACATCCGGAACCTGCGGTATCGCATGCCGCGCTCGAATATTTTGCCGATAGCAACCTGCACCTCGGCGATCTGTCGCTGATGCCTCTCGTGCTGCAAAGACTTCAGCAAGTCAAGAAGGGCGAAATCTTCCACTTGCATGAAGCGTACCATTTTCCGCAAACTGAAGAAACGGTTACCGAATTGCTGAAGCTGCTGAGCTCGCCGGATTTTGATCATAATACCCAGTTTCATTTAACAAGAATCCTCCTTCACAGCGATTTATCCCTGCTTGCACCTCATCTGGAGGTTTTACGCCCGCATCAAGAATTTATGATCCGTCTCCAAAACAGAATGGACATCGCCGGCATGTCCAATGACGAGCTGTTCGAAGCATTCCAGCTATTTCTTAAAGGAACCCGCGGCAAATATTATAACGAAATCGACACTTTCTATGGAGAAGAACTGGTAGGCGAGCTTGCCCGGCGCAGGTGCTTGTCAGACGACCGGGTCTTGCATACGCTCGATTCCGACGATCCTTACGATCTTGGTTATGACACGATCTATTATGTGCAATTAGCCGGGGAGATGCAGCTCGAAGCCGCGATTCCCCATCTGTGCCGCTTTCTCAGTTCGGAGGACGATATTTTGCCTGCTAAAGCAGCGAGAGCGCTTGTCCGCATCGGCACGGAGTCTGTCATCATAACCTTGACGGAAGCTTATAAGACTGCCTCGGAAAAATTCTTCAGGCTGTTCGCGTCAGACGTATTCGGCAAAATCAAGCTGCCCGTATCGGGAAGAAGTACAAGAAGTGCTGCGGGAGTGCGTAGAGCGGCGCCCGCAGATTGCCAATATACCGCTATCATCTAA
- a CDS encoding TetR/AcrR family transcriptional regulator, with product MPVNPDDPRVKRTRQLLMQSFMELLEQKKNIYSISVQDIATRATVNRATFYAHFEDKFAFLECWMREKFQTILKKRLPDLSISDMGSLRTLIQTVFDFLVRFRQYLNPGDRQFEPLFEIAMQKELYQLLLKWLREESNAPVSQEMVEATALVVSWGIFGSAVQWSRSPQNRTVEAMVEDVLKVVAAGLAPVMI from the coding sequence ATGCCGGTAAACCCCGACGATCCGCGCGTAAAACGAACGCGTCAGTTGTTAATGCAGTCCTTTATGGAACTGCTTGAACAAAAGAAAAATATTTACTCCATTTCGGTGCAAGACATTGCGACTCGAGCAACAGTCAATCGCGCCACGTTCTATGCCCATTTCGAAGATAAATTTGCTTTTCTGGAGTGTTGGATGAGGGAAAAATTCCAGACGATATTGAAGAAGCGACTGCCGGATTTATCCATTTCGGATATGGGCAGCTTGCGAACCCTCATTCAAACCGTTTTCGATTTTCTTGTCCGTTTCAGGCAGTACTTGAATCCGGGAGACAGACAGTTTGAACCGTTGTTCGAAATCGCGATGCAAAAAGAACTTTATCAGTTGCTGCTCAAGTGGTTGCGTGAGGAGTCGAATGCTCCTGTATCACAAGAGATGGTAGAAGCCACAGCCCTTGTCGTAAGCTGGGGTATATTTGGATCGGCCGTGCAGTGGAGTCGAAGTCCTCAAAATCGTACGGTAGAAGCGATGGTAGAAGACGTACTCAAGGTTGTAGCGGCAGGTTTGGCTCCTGTCATGATATAA
- a CDS encoding MFS transporter: MTRQHKLLALNLFLLTFVLGTSEFVMVGLLTEVAADMKIAVSAAGFLVSAFALSFAIGTPVFTALFSRFSKYPLILALIGIFIVGNMITAISGSYGLLLVSRVITAVVTGVLIALAMAVASETVPLDKRGPVISIIFTGFTVASVLGVPLGTFIGQWGGWHMSYWFTTLLGIISLITSLATIPRGLKGARSSLKKQLSLFTYPRIVLAFFIPALSIAATYSVYTYLAPLLQDVLLVPAHYISLVFLLYGVVTIFSTLIGGKLAAGGGMGKIRYIFLIQAVILASLYVSSGSLAGGLVSISLMALAVYLMNSTMQLYFIDWADRHVPEARDLASSLTSVSINVGIAMGSALGGFVATNMGLVDLSWSGAIMAVLAAVSAFISYRLDREARSASKEENRLQGQYEGIL; this comes from the coding sequence TTGACCAGACAACACAAGCTTCTGGCTTTAAATTTGTTTTTATTGACATTTGTACTGGGAACGAGTGAATTTGTAATGGTAGGTTTATTAACCGAAGTGGCCGCGGACATGAAGATCGCCGTATCGGCCGCCGGCTTTCTGGTGTCGGCTTTCGCTCTGTCATTTGCCATAGGCACCCCGGTCTTCACGGCGTTATTCAGCCGATTTTCCAAGTACCCGCTCATCCTTGCCTTGATCGGCATATTTATTGTCGGGAATATGATCACGGCCATATCCGGATCATACGGTCTGCTTCTGGTGTCCAGAGTGATCACGGCCGTAGTTACCGGCGTCTTGATTGCACTTGCGATGGCGGTGGCCAGCGAAACGGTGCCTCTCGATAAAAGAGGCCCGGTGATATCCATCATCTTTACGGGCTTCACCGTGGCCAGCGTCCTCGGCGTTCCTCTCGGCACTTTCATCGGGCAATGGGGCGGGTGGCATATGTCTTATTGGTTTACCACGCTATTGGGGATCATTTCTCTGATTACAAGTCTTGCAACCATTCCCAGGGGACTAAAGGGGGCGCGAAGTTCACTCAAAAAACAACTCAGCTTATTCACCTATCCCAGAATTGTGCTTGCTTTCTTTATTCCTGCACTAAGCATCGCCGCAACATATAGCGTCTATACGTATTTGGCTCCTTTGCTTCAGGATGTGCTTCTTGTTCCGGCACATTATATCAGCCTCGTCTTTTTACTGTATGGCGTCGTGACCATCTTTAGCACGTTAATCGGAGGAAAGCTGGCTGCCGGTGGCGGGATGGGAAAAATTCGCTATATATTCCTGATTCAGGCCGTCATTCTCGCGTCACTTTATGTTTCTTCCGGCTCGCTTGCCGGGGGACTCGTCAGCATCTCATTGATGGCTCTCGCCGTTTATCTTATGAACTCGACGATGCAGTTGTACTTCATCGATTGGGCCGATCGGCATGTTCCGGAGGCTAGAGACTTGGCTTCGTCCTTAACCTCCGTATCCATCAATGTCGGCATTGCGATGGGTTCCGCTTTGGGCGGATTTGTCGCGACGAACATGGGGCTCGTTGATCTTTCCTGGTCCGGGGCAATTATGGCCGTTTTGGCAGCCGTGTCGGCTTTTATCAGTTACCGTTTAGATCGGGAAGCTCGCAGCGCATCCAAAGAGGAAAATAGGCTGCAAGGCCAATACGAAGGAATCTTGTGA
- a CDS encoding TetR/AcrR family transcriptional regulator: protein MPRTGRPRSFNRDEAVAAAMLLFWEHGFESTSLAQLRAAMGDISAASFYAAFESKEALFREAVDKYISTYGHVSETFRDTSLTSRAAMELGLRQTARVQTENSHPSGCLLVLSAVNCSPGQKHIIEMLAKERERVRGWLNDCIERAVANGELPDSTNISTLVTLFNTFLRGISTQARDGVPYEAIDAAITQLMSVWDALAAKTGRQENSTF, encoded by the coding sequence ATGCCACGAACGGGACGGCCGCGCTCATTTAACCGTGACGAGGCGGTGGCTGCCGCCATGCTCTTGTTTTGGGAACACGGCTTTGAATCCACTTCACTGGCTCAGCTGCGGGCGGCGATGGGGGATATTTCGGCGGCGAGTTTTTATGCGGCGTTTGAATCCAAGGAAGCGTTGTTCCGTGAAGCGGTGGATAAGTATATATCTACTTATGGACATGTTTCGGAAACTTTCAGAGATACAAGCTTGACATCCAGAGCAGCCATGGAGCTGGGATTGCGGCAAACGGCACGGGTGCAGACGGAGAACTCCCATCCTTCAGGTTGTCTGTTGGTGTTGTCCGCCGTAAACTGTTCTCCCGGGCAAAAACACATCATAGAGATGCTGGCCAAGGAACGGGAGAGGGTCCGCGGTTGGCTGAACGATTGTATAGAACGGGCAGTTGCCAACGGGGAGTTGCCTGATTCAACGAATATTTCCACACTGGTTACGCTGTTTAATACATTTCTTCGAGGAATATCGACGCAAGCCCGGGACGGGGTTCCCTACGAGGCCATTGACGCGGCCATCACGCAGTTGATGAGCGTATGGGACGCGTTAGCTGCCAAGACGGGCCGGCAGGAGAACTCGACATTTTAA
- a CDS encoding winged helix-turn-helix transcriptional regulator, producing the protein MITFRDKTYRCTSEIILGIVSGKWKISILDQLTEGPLRFNQLQRLLPDATQRMLTMQLKMLESDGLVIRKVYPVSPPKVEYALSELGEQLAPMLTMLCDFGTTYIESFSDEVSYTNHKHA; encoded by the coding sequence ATGATAACCTTTAGAGACAAAACATATCGCTGTACTTCGGAAATCATACTAGGCATAGTCAGCGGAAAATGGAAAATATCCATATTAGACCAATTGACCGAAGGGCCGTTACGGTTTAATCAGCTGCAGCGACTTCTTCCCGACGCGACACAGCGCATGCTTACGATGCAGTTAAAAATGCTGGAAAGCGACGGACTCGTTATTCGCAAGGTTTATCCGGTTTCACCGCCAAAAGTGGAATACGCCTTGTCCGAGCTGGGCGAACAATTGGCTCCAATGCTCACGATGTTATGCGATTTTGGCACCACCTATATCGAGAGCTTTTCCGATGAAGTATCGTACACTAACCACAAGCATGCCTGA
- a CDS encoding ABC transporter substrate-binding protein: MKKLFISLLALTCTISLAGCSGSAKPPESAAPTSDKATDALPELGKDPVTVKIMASGGMFSDDEVQKYIVEPVKKKYPQITVERINASASKLPELISAGEIPDIVANYPGPMGSNLAEYKLLYNMEPLIKKYRFDVNRFAPEALETLKIAGGQDYLAGLPAYTNTFALFYNKDIFDKFGVPYPKDGMYWDEVAELAKKLTKSDGGVQIRGIFPDGIGRIQQQLSIPFADFTANKSLLTNESWKEAFEIWGSLFKIPNLTEGDFKVPNAGKNQQAFANGTLAMIASHSNLLNTLKTAPQVNWDMAMYPQHRKAPGIGQRLDSPILSITEQSKVKDAAFLVLDTLLSDEVQTAMMRGGRMTVLKDEKLKSEFGKGLTEFQGKNLTAMTKLKFAVMTPFKYLPDVDVDKILSKAFNAYIVDETDLNTALRTADEEMNKLIQEKLRK, from the coding sequence ATGAAAAAGCTGTTCATCTCGCTGCTCGCGCTAACCTGCACTATATCGCTGGCCGGCTGCAGCGGATCGGCCAAGCCGCCGGAGAGCGCGGCACCAACGAGCGATAAAGCGACAGACGCGCTGCCGGAGCTTGGCAAAGATCCGGTCACCGTGAAAATCATGGCCAGCGGCGGCATGTTTTCGGACGATGAGGTACAGAAATACATCGTCGAGCCGGTGAAAAAGAAATATCCGCAAATTACCGTCGAGCGGATCAATGCGTCCGCATCCAAGCTGCCGGAGCTGATTTCCGCCGGGGAAATTCCCGACATCGTCGCCAATTACCCGGGACCGATGGGAAGCAATCTGGCCGAATACAAGCTGCTGTACAACATGGAGCCGCTGATCAAGAAGTACCGCTTCGACGTAAACCGGTTTGCGCCGGAAGCGCTCGAGACGCTGAAAATCGCCGGAGGCCAGGATTACCTCGCCGGTTTGCCGGCCTACACCAACACGTTCGCGCTGTTTTACAACAAAGACATTTTCGATAAATTCGGAGTTCCGTATCCGAAGGACGGCATGTATTGGGACGAGGTGGCCGAGCTGGCCAAGAAGCTGACCAAGTCGGACGGCGGGGTGCAGATCAGGGGGATTTTCCCGGACGGGATCGGCCGCATCCAGCAGCAGCTGTCCATTCCGTTCGCCGATTTCACGGCAAACAAATCGCTGTTGACGAACGAATCGTGGAAAGAGGCGTTCGAAATTTGGGGTTCCTTGTTTAAGATTCCGAATCTGACCGAAGGCGATTTCAAGGTGCCGAACGCGGGCAAAAACCAGCAGGCGTTTGCAAACGGAACACTCGCGATGATCGCAAGCCACAGCAATTTGCTGAATACGCTAAAGACGGCCCCACAGGTCAACTGGGACATGGCCATGTATCCGCAGCACCGCAAAGCGCCGGGCATCGGGCAGCGCCTCGACTCGCCGATCCTGTCGATCACCGAGCAGAGCAAGGTCAAGGATGCGGCGTTCCTCGTGCTGGATACGCTGTTATCCGACGAGGTGCAGACAGCGATGATGCGCGGCGGCCGGATGACCGTGCTGAAGGACGAGAAGCTGAAAAGCGAATTCGGCAAAGGGCTGACCGAGTTCCAAGGCAAAAACCTGACAGCCATGACCAAGCTGAAATTCGCCGTCATGACACCGTTCAAATATTTGCCGGACGTCGATGTCGACAAAATCTTGTCGAAGGCGTTTAATGCCTATATTGTCGACGAGACCGATCTGAACACGGCTCTCCGGACCGCGGACGAAGAAATGAACAAGCTGATTCAGGAAAAGCTGCGCAAATAA
- a CDS encoding MOSC domain-containing protein: MTIQLLGEITHIARYPVKSFAGESLAGGKLERYGLYGDRSHSFIDETKEGWDSYFTARDIPDMLRYRAELAGEDSENEFPEVRVTAPDGRTFSWNEELLREIQTYSGRKMSMKRHTPDSTDLLAVDEGSLLIVTDVSLRRLEAFWGKPLDPRRFRANIVVAADDESCHESRWIGKRLSIGEAELHIDVPCERCSMIAIDPDTLERDTSLLKKVHEVMDLQFGVYASVRKPGLIHVGDKVYEEG; encoded by the coding sequence TTGACGATACAGCTTCTCGGCGAAATCACCCATATCGCCCGGTATCCCGTAAAATCGTTTGCCGGCGAAAGCCTGGCGGGCGGAAAGCTGGAGCGATACGGACTGTATGGCGACCGCAGCCACTCTTTTATCGATGAAACGAAGGAAGGCTGGGACAGCTACTTTACGGCCAGAGATATCCCGGACATGCTCCGCTATCGCGCGGAGCTGGCCGGAGAAGACAGCGAAAACGAGTTTCCCGAGGTCCGGGTCACGGCGCCGGACGGGCGTACGTTCAGTTGGAATGAGGAGCTGCTCCGGGAAATCCAAACGTATTCGGGGAGAAAAATGTCCATGAAGCGCCATACGCCTGACAGTACGGACCTGCTCGCTGTCGACGAGGGCAGCCTGCTTATCGTCACGGACGTTTCGCTGCGCAGGCTGGAAGCTTTCTGGGGAAAGCCGCTCGATCCGCGCCGTTTTCGGGCGAACATCGTTGTCGCTGCAGACGACGAATCGTGCCATGAAAGCCGTTGGATCGGGAAGCGACTGTCCATAGGCGAAGCTGAGTTGCACATCGATGTGCCGTGCGAACGTTGCTCGATGATTGCGATTGACCCGGACACTTTGGAGCGTGACACGTCTCTATTGAAAAAAGTTCACGAGGTGATGGATTTGCAATTTGGGGTATATGCTTCGGTTCGAAAGCCAGGACTCATACACGTCGGAGACAAAGTGTATGAGGAAGGTTGA
- a CDS encoding RQC domain-containing protein, whose translation MPKQLRGQAERKTEPALQEEEIRSILHAADSIAGKAGRNLLAKILKGSRDKKLLELGLYDNVSYGYYGSLTLAEITERVDWMIKNDF comes from the coding sequence ATGCCGAAACAGCTGCGAGGGCAAGCTGAACGTAAAACCGAGCCTGCGTTGCAGGAAGAAGAAATTCGCAGCATTTTGCATGCGGCCGACAGTATCGCCGGTAAGGCCGGACGGAACTTGCTGGCGAAAATTTTAAAAGGCTCGCGCGACAAGAAGCTGCTGGAGCTTGGGCTGTACGACAACGTATCGTACGGCTATTACGGGTCGCTCACGCTGGCGGAAATTACGGAGCGGGTCGATTGGATGATCAAGAACGATTTTTGA
- a CDS encoding DEAD/DEAH box helicase, protein MPRIRIVLRILQAHSGRSSPDRGACPTWRKLGPTAECDAAAPSPAIPEGDVRIAGAVLALFERPANVPARSAEVVQVKQQVAVEYSCRIETGYHSGIWLEIKVGPGKLYVVQRIKEFLDALEKRKPIAFTKLFLFDPTVHLFSETDAEIIRLLRETYRNEQAYKAISNPYSYNSSGGDRALYIPPAVWEALLPKLSESAVSFVIGGKTLSKLDVREGNAPILFWLEQGPIESAYKLELKGLHELKFIPSYGFAVVEDGSLYRMDAATISRLSQLQALSKQTSDGKITIPSEKVDAYLQRVVPVLKRIGEFGVDQSIAERVISEPLRANVYLDRPDGLLSAKVEFVYGDIHFWPLQTCAGEEGTFGHIVMREPEREWAVLDLLRQASFRQLGYELAIDSEEAEYEFLFGGLEQLQRIADVFASPAVQAARSSRGLRPRATVDANSDMNWLEVRFDLDGVEEKELVQLLRSLVEKKRYHRLSNGAFVSLEEEGFREIGRLFEELGIRKSELKGENIQLPVVRGLSLHEQGGGGAANVKLGKSLRRLLDNLRNPDNLDFELPSALAPVLRDYQKYGFQWMKMIGYYGFGGILADDMGLGKTLQSIAYIASERERNSFEGAPVLIVCPASLVYNWKNELTKFAPHLKAAVAAGTKVERDAVFEQAGEADVLITSYPLLRRDADWYAAQTFHAVFLDEAQAIKNNTTQTAQAVKSISAAHRFALTGTPVENRLEELWSIMDAVFPELFASRKAFSDLEPALVARKIRPFLLRRLKKDVLAELPDKIETLQTSELLPEQKKLYMAYLLRLQKETTEQLQAEGFQKSRMKILAGLTRLRQLCCHPSLFIDNYKGASGKLEQLLELLEECLGSGKRMLVFSQFTEMLAIIREELARRGWSYFYLDGSTKPSERVELCRRFNEGETDIFLISLKAGGTGLNLTGADTVILFDLWWNPAVEQQAADRAHRIGQKNVVHVIRLITEGTIEEKMYELQQRKKDLIDAIVQPGEEALASLTEEDIRELLKL, encoded by the coding sequence ATGCCCCGCATTCGGATCGTACTCCGAATACTGCAAGCACATAGCGGCCGTTCTTCTCCAGATCGAGGCGCATGCCCAACATGGCGGAAGCTTGGCCCCACCGCAGAATGCGATGCCGCCGCCCCCTCCCCGGCCATTCCGGAAGGGGACGTTCGAATTGCCGGCGCCGTCCTTGCATTGTTCGAGCGGCCGGCGAATGTCCCGGCACGATCGGCGGAGGTCGTTCAAGTCAAGCAGCAGGTCGCAGTCGAATATTCATGCCGAATCGAGACAGGTTATCACTCCGGAATATGGCTGGAGATAAAGGTTGGGCCTGGAAAGCTGTATGTCGTACAAAGAATCAAAGAGTTTCTTGATGCGCTGGAAAAAAGGAAACCGATCGCTTTTACAAAGCTCTTCTTGTTTGACCCGACCGTTCACCTGTTCAGCGAGACTGACGCGGAAATAATCCGCCTGCTTCGGGAAACGTACCGGAATGAGCAGGCTTATAAAGCAATTTCGAATCCGTATTCCTACAACTCGTCAGGCGGGGACAGGGCGCTTTACATTCCGCCTGCGGTTTGGGAGGCACTGCTGCCGAAGCTGTCGGAATCGGCGGTCAGCTTCGTAATCGGTGGCAAAACGCTTAGCAAGCTCGACGTAAGGGAAGGGAACGCGCCTATCCTATTTTGGCTCGAACAAGGGCCGATAGAGAGTGCGTACAAGCTGGAACTGAAGGGTTTGCACGAGCTGAAGTTTATCCCCAGTTACGGCTTTGCCGTCGTGGAGGACGGGAGCTTATATCGAATGGATGCGGCGACGATATCCCGGTTGTCGCAGCTGCAAGCTCTTTCGAAACAAACCTCGGACGGGAAAATCACGATTCCGTCTGAGAAGGTCGATGCCTACCTGCAGCGGGTCGTGCCGGTGTTGAAGCGAATCGGCGAATTCGGTGTAGATCAAAGCATCGCGGAACGGGTTATCAGCGAGCCTTTGCGGGCGAACGTATATTTGGACCGGCCGGATGGATTACTCAGCGCAAAAGTAGAGTTCGTATACGGAGATATTCATTTTTGGCCGCTGCAAACGTGCGCCGGTGAGGAAGGTACGTTCGGACATATTGTGATGCGGGAGCCGGAACGGGAGTGGGCCGTGCTTGACCTGCTGCGGCAAGCCTCCTTTCGCCAGCTTGGGTATGAACTCGCCATCGATTCGGAGGAAGCGGAATACGAGTTTCTGTTCGGCGGGCTGGAGCAGCTGCAGCGGATAGCCGACGTATTCGCCTCTCCTGCCGTTCAGGCGGCGCGTTCCTCCAGAGGGCTAAGGCCGCGTGCGACCGTGGATGCCAATTCGGACATGAACTGGCTGGAAGTCCGTTTTGACCTGGACGGCGTGGAGGAGAAGGAGCTCGTTCAACTGCTCCGCTCGCTCGTGGAGAAGAAGAGGTACCACCGCCTGTCGAACGGAGCGTTTGTCTCTTTGGAGGAAGAGGGATTTCGCGAAATTGGCCGGTTGTTCGAAGAGCTGGGCATTCGCAAGTCGGAGCTCAAGGGGGAGAACATTCAGCTGCCCGTTGTGCGAGGGCTTTCCCTGCATGAGCAGGGAGGGGGCGGGGCCGCGAACGTCAAGCTCGGAAAATCGCTCAGGAGGCTGCTGGACAATCTGAGAAATCCGGACAATCTCGACTTCGAGCTGCCGTCCGCACTCGCCCCGGTGCTGCGGGACTACCAGAAGTACGGCTTTCAGTGGATGAAAATGATCGGCTACTACGGGTTCGGCGGAATTCTCGCGGACGATATGGGGCTCGGTAAAACGCTGCAAAGCATCGCATATATCGCCTCCGAGAGAGAACGAAATAGCTTCGAGGGAGCGCCTGTGCTGATCGTATGCCCGGCTTCCCTGGTGTACAACTGGAAAAATGAGCTGACGAAATTCGCGCCGCACCTGAAGGCGGCTGTGGCGGCCGGCACCAAAGTCGAACGCGACGCAGTATTCGAGCAGGCCGGGGAAGCCGATGTGCTCATTACCTCCTACCCGCTGCTGCGCCGGGATGCGGACTGGTACGCTGCGCAGACATTCCATGCGGTGTTTCTGGACGAGGCTCAGGCCATCAAGAACAATACGACGCAAACAGCCCAGGCGGTTAAATCGATATCGGCCGCACATCGATTCGCGCTGACCGGTACGCCGGTTGAAAACCGGCTGGAGGAGCTTTGGTCGATCATGGACGCGGTATTTCCGGAGCTGTTTGCAAGCCGCAAGGCGTTCAGCGATCTCGAGCCCGCGCTGGTGGCGCGTAAAATTCGCCCGTTCCTGCTGCGGCGGTTGAAAAAGGATGTGCTTGCCGAGCTGCCGGACAAAATCGAAACGCTGCAAACGTCGGAGCTGCTGCCCGAGCAGAAAAAGCTGTATATGGCTTACCTGCTGCGGCTACAGAAGGAAACCACCGAGCAGCTGCAGGCGGAAGGCTTTCAGAAGAGCAGGATGAAAATATTGGCCGGACTAACCAGGCTGCGCCAGCTATGCTGTCATCCTTCGCTTTTTATCGACAATTATAAAGGAGCATCCGGCAAGCTGGAGCAGCTGCTCGAATTGCTTGAGGAATGCCTGGGGTCAGGTAAAAGGATGCTCGTTTTTTCACAGTTTACCGAGATGCTCGCTATTATTAGGGAGGAACTGGCAAGGCGCGGATGGTCTTATTTTTATCTTGACGGATCTACCAAACCCAGTGAACGCGTCGAATTGTGCCGACGGTTTAATGAAGGCGAGACGGATATATTCCTGATTTCTCTCAAAGCGGGCGGAACGGGACTGAACCTGACCGGAGCCGATACCGTCATATTGTTCGATTTGTGGTGGAACCCGGCAGTCGAACAGCAAGCAGCTGATCGTGCCCACCGGATCGGGCAGAAAAACGTCGTCCATGTTATCCGTCTCATAACGGAAGGGACGATTGAGGAGAAAATGTACGAGCTCCAGCAGCGGAAAAAGGACTTGATCGACGCCATCGTTCAGCCTGGAGAAGAAGCGCTGGCATCGCTTACGGAGGAGGATATCCGCGAGCTGCTTAAGCTTTGA